The Pseudomonas sp. S06B 330 genome contains the following window.
GCCATCCTGGTGCTGTCGATGCATGATGAGGCGCAAATGGCCGCGCGCGCCTTGAAGATTGGGGCTGCAGGTTACGCAACCAAAGACAGTGACCCGGCTTTGTTGCTGACGGCCATTCGCCGGGTGGCCGGTGGTGGTCGCTACATTGACCCGGAATTGGCCGACCGGATGGTTTTCGAAGTTGGCTTGACGGATGCGCGGCCTTTGCATTCGCTGCTGTCTGAGCGTGAGTTCTCGGTGTTCGAGCGTCTGGCTCAGGGCGCTAACGTCAACGACATCGCCCAGCAGTTGGCGCTGAGCAACAAAACTATCAGTACCCATAAAGCGCGGTTGATGCAGAAACTCAACGTGAATTCGCTGGCGGAGTTGGTGAAGTACGCCATGGAGCACAAGCTGCTCTGAGTGTTCTGTTAGCGACAGCGTGTCGCTCCTACTGCGGGCAAGGCAAACT
Protein-coding sequences here:
- a CDS encoding response regulator codes for the protein MIRVLVAEDHTIVREGIKQLIGLAKDMQVAGEAGNGEQLLETLRHTDCEVVLLDISMPGVNGLEAIPRIRALNNPPAILVLSMHDEAQMAARALKIGAAGYATKDSDPALLLTAIRRVAGGGRYIDPELADRMVFEVGLTDARPLHSLLSEREFSVFERLAQGANVNDIAQQLALSNKTISTHKARLMQKLNVNSLAELVKYAMEHKLL